The proteins below come from a single Methanothrix thermoacetophila PT genomic window:
- the mutS gene encoding DNA mismatch repair protein MutS: protein MVRLSPLMEQYSRIKQQCPDALLLFRVGDFYETFGEDAITTSRTLNITLTSRQKDDEGNRIPLAGIPYHSLDVYLSRLVNAGHKVAICEQVEDPKQAKGIVRREITRIVTPGTVIEPALLQERSNNYLAAVLLENGLAGLSLLDLSTGDFIASEVPVERLGSELARFSPAECLAPPGVSLEGMKFQNLDAELFSLNEASESGGILGDLHKRSPLCARAACAILSYLRETRIQSVDHIKPIRMISSSEYMLLDEITLRNLEIFRNLRDGSRSGTLMEILDETVTPMGSRTLARWLQMPSMSLEVIRRRQDAIEEMVRRAVIREEISELLDGLSDLERIIGRVSLGNAGPKDLVALRSSLRRIPEIAHAMSALESEYLVEIRKRLDASELDDLVVLLERALSDDPPTSPRDGGVIRDGYSPELDEIRSALRNGRSWIAELESSERKRTGIKSLKVGYNNVFGYYIEVTKPNLSMVPDDYIRKQTLSNAERFVTRELKEVESRVLSAQERSSALEYEVFLDLRGQVASRTRSVQEVAAAIGELDTILGLTRAALMGAMVRPVVDAGREVILRDSRHPVLDRVMKGGFVPNDLTMDESSWFMILTGPNMAGKSTFMRQVALIAIMAQIGSFVPASYAKIGLIDRIFTRVGARDDLVSGRSTFMVEMSELANILVSATKDSLILLDEIGRGTSTFDGLSIAWAVSEYIHSRIKAKTIFATHYHQLTQLNLPGIVNYSMAVKEEGRSITFLRTVVPGATNKSYGIHVARLAGVPEHVIRRAEELLDIIEEQAAIEIRKCRSKERPKRYTQLIFFNQPESIDNDILEEIKNLEPEKITPLQALNLLVEYRRRLGCKDAKDTHT, encoded by the coding sequence ATGGTAAGGCTCTCGCCGCTGATGGAGCAGTATTCCCGCATAAAGCAGCAGTGCCCAGATGCCCTCCTCCTTTTCAGGGTGGGGGATTTTTATGAGACCTTCGGCGAGGACGCAATTACCACTTCCAGAACGCTGAACATAACACTCACATCGAGGCAGAAGGACGACGAGGGGAACAGGATCCCGCTGGCGGGCATACCGTATCACTCACTTGACGTTTACCTCTCCAGGCTTGTTAATGCAGGTCATAAGGTAGCGATATGCGAGCAGGTCGAGGATCCAAAGCAGGCAAAGGGGATTGTGAGGAGAGAGATCACAAGAATAGTTACCCCTGGAACCGTGATAGAGCCTGCGCTGCTCCAGGAGAGGAGCAACAACTACCTTGCAGCCGTCCTTCTGGAGAACGGGCTGGCAGGGCTGTCTCTTCTCGATCTATCAACAGGCGATTTCATAGCATCAGAGGTTCCGGTGGAGCGGCTGGGATCGGAACTGGCCAGGTTCTCGCCGGCTGAGTGTCTGGCCCCTCCGGGTGTATCTCTGGAGGGCATGAAATTTCAGAACCTCGATGCCGAACTCTTCTCCTTGAACGAGGCGTCTGAATCTGGTGGAATTCTTGGAGATCTCCACAAGAGAAGCCCGCTTTGCGCCCGCGCTGCCTGCGCGATACTCTCCTACCTGCGGGAGACCAGAATCCAATCCGTGGATCACATCAAGCCGATCCGGATGATATCCTCCTCTGAGTACATGCTTCTCGATGAGATCACGCTGAGAAACCTGGAGATATTCAGGAACCTCAGGGATGGGTCCAGAAGCGGCACGCTCATGGAGATCCTGGACGAGACCGTAACGCCGATGGGATCCAGGACCCTGGCTAGGTGGCTCCAGATGCCGTCGATGTCTCTGGAAGTCATTCGCAGAAGACAGGATGCGATTGAGGAGATGGTGAGAAGAGCTGTGATCAGAGAGGAGATCTCGGAGCTTCTCGATGGACTCAGCGACCTGGAGAGGATCATCGGGCGTGTCTCGCTCGGAAACGCGGGTCCGAAGGATCTCGTGGCGCTGCGTTCATCGCTCCGCAGGATCCCTGAGATCGCACATGCGATGAGCGCTCTTGAGTCTGAGTATCTTGTTGAAATCAGAAAGAGGCTGGATGCAAGCGAGCTTGATGATCTCGTGGTGCTGCTCGAAAGGGCACTCTCAGATGACCCACCAACATCGCCCAGGGATGGTGGCGTGATACGGGATGGCTACAGCCCTGAGCTGGATGAGATCCGTTCAGCTCTCAGAAACGGGAGGAGCTGGATCGCGGAGCTGGAATCATCTGAGAGAAAGAGGACGGGGATAAAGTCGCTGAAGGTCGGATACAACAACGTCTTCGGTTATTACATAGAGGTCACAAAGCCGAACCTCTCGATGGTGCCAGACGATTATATAAGAAAGCAGACCCTCTCAAATGCGGAGCGCTTCGTGACCCGGGAGCTGAAGGAGGTGGAGAGCAGAGTGCTCTCAGCTCAGGAGAGATCGTCAGCGCTCGAATACGAGGTCTTCCTCGATCTGAGGGGACAGGTCGCATCCAGGACTAGATCTGTGCAGGAGGTTGCAGCCGCGATAGGCGAGCTGGACACGATTCTCGGATTGACGAGAGCTGCCCTCATGGGAGCGATGGTGAGGCCTGTTGTAGATGCTGGCAGGGAGGTGATACTCCGCGACTCTAGGCATCCCGTTCTTGACAGAGTCATGAAGGGCGGCTTCGTCCCGAATGACCTCACGATGGATGAGAGCAGCTGGTTCATGATACTGACCGGCCCCAACATGGCCGGGAAGTCGACGTTCATGCGCCAGGTCGCTCTGATAGCGATAATGGCGCAGATCGGCTCGTTTGTTCCCGCCTCTTATGCGAAGATAGGGCTCATCGACAGGATCTTCACAAGGGTCGGCGCCAGGGACGATCTCGTCTCGGGGAGATCCACATTTATGGTGGAGATGAGCGAGCTCGCGAACATACTGGTATCAGCCACAAAAGACAGCCTGATACTGCTCGATGAGATAGGGAGGGGGACGAGCACGTTTGATGGGCTGAGCATAGCATGGGCAGTCTCTGAGTACATACATTCCAGGATTAAGGCGAAGACGATCTTCGCGACGCATTACCACCAGCTTACGCAGCTCAATCTCCCTGGAATTGTGAACTACAGCATGGCTGTGAAGGAGGAGGGGAGATCGATAACATTTCTCAGAACTGTTGTGCCAGGTGCGACAAACAAGAGCTATGGAATACATGTCGCCAGGCTTGCTGGTGTCCCGGAGCATGTGATTCGACGGGCGGAGGAGCTTCTCGACATTATAGAGGAACAGGCAGCCATAGAGATAAGGAAGTGCAGATCAAAGGAGAGACCGAAGAGGTACACTCAGCTCATATTCTTCAACCAGCCCGAGAGCATAGATAACGACATACTCGAGGAGATAAAGAATCTTGAACCTGAGAAGATAACACCGCTGCAGGCTCTGAACCTGCTTGTGGAATACAGAAGAAGGCTCGGCTGTAAAGATGCCAAGGATACACATACTTGA
- the mutL gene encoding DNA mismatch repair endonuclease MutL — MPRIHILDEETVSRIAAGEVIERPASVVKELIENSIDAGASRIIIEVENGGISLIKLVDDGCGIEREDLPLAFQRHATSKISTADDLFRLKTLGFRGEALSAIASVSKCVEVHTRTRYSPVGTYLRLENGRVAEIKDDGCPYGTSIEVRGLFETIPARLKHLSSPSQELARIAEIVTQMAIIHHRISFELSSGRRTLFRSNASETWDDALIRAFGLRTAKGMISIIAEGDGFDLHGMISSHDSSHHGSELILVYVNSRPVYSKVVVQALREAYRGFLQSGRSPLAVISIEIEPSLVDVNVHPAKREVRFLREDEVYDAVRDAALSALRSSAIPSPPPPARIAEPQLWSAKPQIQRTLPLEVQAEQRISEPLIRIVGQALDLYIIVEDDDGIMLVDQHAAAERIRYEHLLEKCKSGSISQELIQPVTVELSPGEVALLDSFSGELGEIGFEIDPFGGRAYSVRSVPAAAGLESPESIRDVLREILNLGRVCRASFRDEALKHLACRGSIKSGERLSESAMLRLLTDLFACDNPRTCPHGRPVVVRISSESLEKMFGRR; from the coding sequence ATGCCAAGGATACACATACTTGATGAAGAGACTGTGAGCAGGATAGCTGCGGGGGAGGTGATAGAGCGGCCGGCATCTGTCGTCAAGGAGCTGATCGAGAACTCGATAGACGCCGGAGCATCAAGAATAATCATCGAGGTCGAGAACGGTGGCATCTCTCTCATAAAGCTCGTGGATGATGGATGCGGTATCGAGCGCGAGGATCTCCCACTTGCATTCCAGAGGCACGCCACAAGCAAGATCTCTACAGCAGATGACCTGTTCAGGCTTAAAACCCTGGGGTTCCGCGGCGAGGCTCTCTCTGCGATCGCCAGTGTATCAAAATGCGTGGAGGTGCACACTAGGACTAGATACTCTCCAGTGGGCACGTATCTTCGACTGGAGAACGGCAGGGTTGCTGAGATAAAAGATGATGGATGCCCTTACGGAACAAGCATAGAGGTGAGGGGGCTTTTTGAGACGATCCCTGCAAGGCTCAAGCATCTCTCCTCTCCATCACAGGAGCTTGCGAGGATCGCGGAGATTGTGACACAGATGGCCATAATCCACCACAGGATATCGTTCGAGCTCTCCTCCGGCAGAAGGACTCTTTTCAGATCTAACGCCTCTGAGACGTGGGACGATGCACTGATCAGGGCATTTGGCCTCAGAACTGCGAAAGGCATGATTTCCATAATAGCGGAAGGGGATGGTTTTGACCTTCATGGCATGATCTCCTCCCATGATTCATCACACCATGGCTCTGAGTTAATACTAGTTTACGTAAACAGCCGGCCTGTCTACTCCAAAGTTGTCGTTCAGGCTCTGAGGGAAGCGTACCGTGGCTTCCTGCAGTCTGGTAGGAGCCCTCTTGCTGTAATCTCGATCGAGATCGAGCCGTCACTGGTGGATGTGAATGTCCATCCAGCGAAGAGAGAGGTCAGGTTTCTTCGGGAGGATGAGGTATACGATGCTGTGAGGGATGCAGCGCTCAGCGCGCTGAGGTCCTCAGCAATACCATCTCCACCACCGCCCGCGAGGATCGCAGAGCCGCAGCTCTGGAGCGCGAAGCCCCAGATCCAGAGGACGCTCCCTCTTGAGGTGCAGGCTGAGCAAAGAATCTCAGAGCCGCTCATCAGAATCGTGGGCCAGGCTCTCGATCTCTATATCATTGTGGAGGACGATGATGGTATAATGCTCGTGGATCAGCATGCTGCAGCAGAGCGGATCCGCTACGAGCATCTCCTCGAGAAATGCAAGAGCGGAAGCATCTCTCAGGAGCTGATCCAGCCGGTCACCGTGGAGCTATCCCCTGGGGAGGTGGCACTGCTCGATTCGTTCTCAGGAGAGCTGGGGGAGATCGGCTTCGAGATCGATCCCTTCGGAGGGAGGGCATACAGCGTGAGGTCTGTGCCTGCAGCTGCTGGCCTCGAGAGCCCCGAGTCGATTCGCGATGTTCTCAGAGAGATCCTGAATCTCGGCAGGGTGTGCAGAGCATCCTTCAGAGATGAGGCTCTGAAGCATCTAGCATGCAGGGGCTCGATAAAATCGGGGGAGAGGCTGAGCGAGAGCGCGATGCTCAGGCTTCTCACAGACCTCTTCGCATGTGATAACCCCAGGACATGCCCGCACGGAAGGCCTGTCGTTGTTCGGATATCCTCTGAGAGCCTGGAGAAGATGTTTGGGAGGAGATGA
- a CDS encoding citrate/2-methylcitrate synthase → MSARPDYILFDRNTKAFVYGYQVNAIQRMLDFDYVCQRDTPSIAAIINPSRSGIHKAFWGTREILLPMYRTIAEAAENHLDADVMVNFASHRSAFDTTMEALREDTIRTVAIIAEGVPERHARIIGATARRAGKVIIGPATVGGLTAGAFRIGNTAGTIENIIACRLYRPGCVGFVSKSGGMLNEAFNIISRNSNGVYEGIAIGGDRYPGSSMLDHILRYEANPDIAMIACLGELGGEDEYRIVDALNEGRITKPLVAWVTGTCAPFLPASVQFGHAGAKADTAKETAQEKNRALKEAGAFVPESFDGYGDEIRKVYEKLLAEGKVKEVVEPQVPRIPVDYSKALSTGMIRRPTTFICTISDDRGEEVLYAGIPLSEVLERNMGIGGVIGLLWFKKVLPDYAARFIELVLQIVADHGPSVSAAHNAIVASCAGKDLISSLASGLLTVGPRFGGAIDDAAREFKRAYDAGLTPEQFVNEMKRKGVNIPGIGHRIKSVKNPDKRVQLLIDYAKRHFARTDLLNYALQVEAITTAKKGNLILNVDGCIGILFLDLMASCPVFTQQDIDDVLKYGYLNGLFALGRTIGIIGHILDQKRLGARLYRHPSEDIAFMLPEH, encoded by the coding sequence ATGAGCGCGAGGCCTGATTACATTCTCTTCGACAGGAACACGAAGGCTTTCGTTTACGGTTACCAGGTGAACGCCATCCAGAGGATGCTGGACTTCGATTACGTGTGCCAGAGGGATACCCCCAGCATCGCGGCCATAATAAACCCGAGCAGATCCGGAATACACAAGGCATTCTGGGGGACGAGGGAGATCCTCCTTCCGATGTACAGGACGATCGCCGAGGCTGCTGAGAATCACCTGGATGCGGATGTGATGGTGAACTTCGCCTCCCACAGATCCGCGTTTGATACAACGATGGAGGCTTTGCGGGAGGATACGATAAGAACTGTTGCGATTATCGCAGAGGGTGTGCCTGAGAGGCACGCCAGGATAATCGGAGCGACAGCGAGAAGAGCAGGCAAGGTGATAATCGGGCCTGCGACTGTTGGGGGACTGACAGCAGGCGCCTTCAGGATAGGCAACACCGCAGGGACAATAGAGAACATCATTGCATGCAGGCTCTACAGGCCGGGGTGTGTTGGATTCGTCTCGAAATCAGGAGGAATGCTCAACGAGGCGTTCAACATCATCTCCAGGAACTCGAATGGTGTCTACGAGGGCATAGCCATAGGCGGTGACAGGTACCCTGGCTCCAGCATGCTCGATCACATTCTCAGGTATGAGGCAAATCCGGATATTGCGATGATCGCATGCCTTGGCGAGCTCGGCGGTGAGGACGAGTACAGGATCGTCGATGCTCTGAATGAAGGGAGAATAACAAAGCCGCTTGTTGCGTGGGTCACGGGAACATGTGCGCCTTTCTTGCCTGCGAGCGTACAGTTCGGGCATGCAGGCGCGAAGGCGGATACAGCGAAGGAGACCGCACAGGAGAAGAACCGGGCGCTGAAAGAGGCAGGAGCTTTTGTGCCGGAATCGTTCGATGGATATGGAGATGAGATAAGAAAGGTGTACGAGAAGCTCCTGGCCGAGGGAAAGGTCAAAGAGGTGGTCGAGCCGCAGGTTCCGAGAATACCGGTGGATTACAGCAAGGCCCTCTCAACGGGCATGATAAGAAGGCCTACAACATTCATATGCACGATCTCGGACGATCGCGGCGAAGAGGTTCTCTACGCCGGGATACCCCTGAGCGAGGTGCTTGAGAGGAACATGGGAATTGGGGGAGTGATTGGACTCCTCTGGTTCAAGAAGGTGCTCCCAGATTATGCTGCCAGGTTCATAGAGCTCGTTCTCCAGATAGTCGCGGATCACGGCCCGTCAGTCTCAGCGGCGCATAACGCGATCGTCGCATCCTGTGCTGGCAAGGATCTCATCTCATCCCTGGCAAGCGGCCTGCTCACAGTAGGTCCCAGGTTCGGCGGTGCGATCGATGATGCAGCCAGGGAGTTCAAGAGGGCGTATGACGCAGGCCTCACCCCAGAACAGTTCGTGAATGAGATGAAGAGGAAGGGTGTGAACATCCCTGGAATCGGGCACAGGATCAAGAGCGTCAAGAACCCTGATAAGAGAGTGCAGCTGTTGATCGATTATGCAAAGAGGCACTTCGCAAGGACGGATCTACTCAACTACGCGCTCCAGGTCGAGGCGATCACGACAGCGAAGAAGGGCAACCTGATCCTGAACGTCGATGGGTGCATAGGCATACTCTTCCTGGACCTGATGGCATCGTGCCCGGTCTTCACGCAGCAGGACATAGATGATGTGCTAAAGTACGGATACCTCAACGGCCTCTTCGCGCTTGGCAGGACGATCGGGATCATAGGGCACATCCTGGACCAGAAGCGCCTGGGCGCGAGGCTATACCGCCATCCATCAGAGGATATAGCCTTCATGCTGCCGGAGCACTAG
- a CDS encoding uracil-DNA glycosylase: MCANDLRELACEIVRCERCGLSKTRRNAVPGEGPEDARIMMIGEAPGAAEDLAGRPFVGRAGAILNRALNLAGLDRDEIFITNIVKCRPPGNRQPSADEIRACMPYLRKQIEMVRPSAICLLGNVPARAILGVQGVTALRGRVFDDLYLITFHPAAVLRNMGRMELFVSDLVRLREMRFGSNVR, translated from the coding sequence ATGTGTGCGAATGACCTCAGAGAGCTCGCATGTGAGATTGTGAGATGTGAGAGGTGCGGGCTTTCAAAGACGAGAAGAAACGCTGTTCCAGGCGAGGGTCCAGAGGATGCGAGGATCATGATGATTGGCGAGGCCCCGGGTGCGGCTGAGGATCTTGCAGGAAGGCCATTTGTGGGAAGGGCTGGAGCAATCCTGAACAGAGCTCTCAATCTCGCAGGATTGGATCGTGATGAGATATTCATAACAAACATCGTGAAGTGCCGGCCACCTGGAAACAGGCAGCCCAGCGCAGATGAGATCAGAGCATGCATGCCGTATCTGAGAAAACAGATCGAGATGGTCAGACCATCAGCGATCTGCCTGCTCGGGAACGTCCCGGCGAGGGCCATCCTCGGCGTACAGGGCGTGACAGCTCTTAGGGGCAGGGTATTCGATGATCTCTACCTGATCACATTCCACCCAGCGGCTGTTCTGAGAAACATGGGCCGCATGGAGCTTTTCGTATCTGATCTGGTGAGGCTTAGAGAGATGCGATTCGGAAGCAATGTGCGCTGA